CGTGTGTCTACCTTAATCCTAACCTGTGAATAATTAATTCCCACCATCAAAAAATGTCACGGAGCAATAAATGGAGCCTTTATGTGAGAACCTATCAATACAGCCATGATGCCATATTAGCACTGATGGAGCTAAATATTAAAGGGGATAGATGGCCTGCTTCTGTTTTGAGCGTAAAAGTGCTCAGGCTCCAAAGAGGGCTTCACTGCAATCGATGGCCGGAGCGTTGCTCCTCCTCTAAACTTCAATCTCCTCACATGATTGATGATCTCGGGGAGCTTTGATAATTGACTACTCTGAGGTAAGGAACGAGTTTCTATCAAGAGACGGGATTGGACGAAAGAAGCACACAAAATTACTTTCTccacaaaagctttttttccgCTTGGAAAAGTTCATTCTGGGCTTAGAGGGGTGCTGCGCGCCGTTTAATTGCTAAAAAGACCAGAGCAATAATTAGCAGTGAGATTAGGAGGTATTACTGAGATACTGAGTATGCACACCGGCTTATAaccacaaaacagaaaacaagtaAGCGTCATGCTCATATATTAAAGTCAGCATTCATAAGATCTCGTTGTAATAGCTTTCTATCAATGAAAATAAGGACGTAAACTATTTATTTTGCCATGCGTAAAAGTTTGGACTCGTAGTGCGCAATTCTGCTCTAAATGTAgcattttattgttgttattattattttcataattCATGCAGATACATTCAGTCGGTGTTATGTTTAGTTCAGCTCGGAGCATTTGTAGCTGAAGTGTTTAAAAGTGCCCGCTCTGGTAAACCTCTCTCATTCAacctttttctgctgtttctttagGACGCTTATCGGCGAAGAAGAATTGGGTGGGAGTTGGAGCTGTTCTGCGTTGGCTTTTTACCCCCAGTGTGGAGTTGAAGCCGTCCCTGTGCCTCGCATATACTCTGCATATCACAAGATTTggtctctcctctctcttttctGGAGCTGCTGTAGGACTGGCTATGGCCACCACTACTTCCGGGATCCGTCATTTCATTCGCCCACCGCTCAGCGCTGCGAACTGACTCTGTTTCTATAAGCAAGCTAGCAGCCAACCTGCCAACACTCGCTGACACTCACTCATCTCAGTCTCGCCAGATAGACGAAATACCTACGGGGGAAAGAAAGGAGAGATCTGAATCGCAATCTCTTAATTTCgactgcttttttctttttttcttctttttttttcacagtgatAATAAAACAAGATAGCGATCTGGAGGCATTAAAGGAGACGCGGACTTGCGGGATGAAAACGGACTAAAAAGATTCGTCCTTCTCTTGAACATCATCACCAACCGTCATTCATTCATTACCTTGACAACCTCTGGCTTTGATTGACAGCTGGAGTGGCAAAAAGCCATGAGACACGACAGTTTAGTTACATGCAGGTTGTTGATGGGCCGATTGTAACCTTCACTTTGgcgcattttttattttttttccaggaaaGAGGGTAAACAAGAAAAATTGCAAAACTCCCTGATGCTACGCTTTCAACTGAACCACACTGGCGAATAGGAGAGTTCGCAAAGTTGGTTGAAAAAGGAATCTTGCCACTAAATCACTTTCTAACCGGGACTGGGATATTAAATATACGACAGATTCAGGAGTTTATTGGAGCGCAGCCTGATGGCGCAAAGGGTAGGTTTTTTAAATCTGCTACACTTACCTGTTCAAATCAACTGTAGGGAGGCCCTCGTATCGCTAACCTCTTGTCGGGTGGTGGCAAATTTACAAAGTATTCCCATCAAAGCAGttatatttgacatttttgcaGCGCTCTCACTCTTCAAGCAAAGTGACAGCCTCTGCTTTTACCGACAGCCTCCACGACAGCCGTGGAGCAGTTTCACAGAGGACTCCAAACTAATTCGATCTATTCGCCCACCAAACTCTGTTCCGCGGAGCTCCTAACTTATTATGTTTTTGGTAATGACACACCGAGTAGCAGATATAATATATCACACTTTTCTGCCCTGGCTGCAGCGTAATTTTCCACTGCgaacgcttttttttttttttttttttactttcttcttTGCGTTTGTTCAGAATGACACGGCATGCTTTACTTTATACATttgttaagaaaagaaaaagtagcttAACCGGAAAGTCGGCTGACTTTTGTTCTAATTTTAATTCCTAGTACGATGAGCTGGCCCATTATGGTGGGATGGACGGAGTCCCGGCGTCGATGTACGGGGACCCGCATGCTCCCCGGCCGCTTCCCCAGGTCCACCACCTGAACCACGGACCGCCGCTGCACGCCAGCCAGCACTACGGAGCCCACGCTCCTCATCCGAACGTTATGCCCACCAGCATGGGCTCCGCTGTCAACGACGCTTTAAAGAGGGATAAAGATCAAATTTATGGGTAAGGTTTACACACGGATCTAATACGCGCTCACGCACCTTTTCCCCCCTCAACTTTGCAGCTTTTCTTTAAGTTTGCTTTGTTGGAGTTTCTCTCCCACTACCAAATTTAAATAGTGTTTTGTGCAGGTTTGACCGCAATTTTGGACCTCTATTGTTGGTTAGGGGAGTTTTGTTGATGTGTAATTTTACACTCATTGTACAAGGCATCGAGCAGCCTGCAGTAAGTAAGAGTATGAGCCTTAAGCTTGAAATACAAGCTGTAGAATAACATGGAAGCTCGCTGTTCATAGTCCAACCTCCAAATACAGAGACTGCAAGGaattatgataaaaaaatatttttaacatcaTTGCAATTGCTCCATAGTGCAAAGTGTGCGTTGTAATATCGCTGCACACTAATATTCCTCCATCGTAAACACAGGCTATATTTATTAAAACGTTCTTGTTCCTGCATGCAAATATATTGTAAAGGGTTTCAAAAATAGTTtgcagtgacacacacacatacacacacacacatacacagccaGCGCGTTACAAAACATTAAATGTCTTTATAATTTTATCACATTAATCTACAATAATGTAAGAATTGGCAGGCTACTTACTACTGAgggcaaaactaaaaaaaaaagaattatgaTTACAGATAATGCTCACTAATACGTACACAGTAAGTGCTATAATCCCGATATAATCTGGGATGTGGTGTAGAGTAAATCCAGCTCatcatttctatttttcttgCGTTTTCATATGGGAAATTGACTCTATTctctttaatacctaaatataTACTTATCACAATTAATTAAAAAGCCAGTGTCAGATTTATCCAGTTATCGCTGGTGATAGAAATAAGGAGTTTGCTGAAATTATaatctgcattttaaaatgatttggGTGATTGCCTCAAGATGTTGGATGACTGTAACAACTGGAAGATAGAGTTTACACATTTCACCTCTGTGAAACGATGAAGATGTAGGCCTGTGTTAAAAcagcagtaataataatattaaagtcTTCGGTGACGACATCTTAAGTGtaactctgtgtttttgtttttatccctGGCGACCGTATAATTTCTTAAAATTCCACTGAAATCTGTCGACAGtcagctttgtgttttgtttgaagTTTTGTTCACTTCTCAGTCTTTTGTCTTTCGCACTGCAAGAAATGTCTGTCTCGAGCCGATTAATAACATATGAGACCTCAGTTGCTAAAAGAAAATGTACCAAACGGGGTTGTCCGCATGCATGTGTTACTAGAAAACTACTAAGAAGACTTTTCTGAAATCAGACACACTGTTTTAATTGTCGCCGTCcattttttaacatattttaagaCATGTTTTGATAGTAgagtaataaaaaaacaaagaaacaactaGACAGCgggataaaagtaaaaaaaaaataatcgcgataaaaacttttttttttattattattattagttgcAATAAGAATTTGAAGAGCAGGGAGCCGACTGATACGCAGGTTGACTGGACATTTTTTACAGTGGGCATTGTAGAGCCGGTGTGCTGTTTGTACTCAGGCCGTGTTTCCCCTCTTGCAGTCACCCTTTATTTCCACTCCTCGCACTGGTTTTTGAGAAGTGCGAGTTGGCGACGTGTACTCCGAGGGAGCCCGGCGTAGCAGGCGGCGATGTCTGCTCTTCAGACTCCTTCAATGAGGACATTGCAGTCTTTGCCAAACAGGTCAattttgcagtttaaaaaatatttttggatGGTGTGTCTGCGTCACGGCAAATAGTTTTCCGcttgctttattttctttttacaataaaaagttcccttttttaatgatttatgaCTGTTGTTAATTacattattttcacttaaaagacaagtttttgcttttttttttttttttggctttttgttgtattgttttgggtttttttttttttcaatttaaagtTGTAGCTGTGGGCCACATTCCACACATTTCATGCTAAACTAACTTTGACATTTGGTGTATTGTTTTAGGTCCGAGCagaaaaacctttattttcatCAAATCCAGAGTTGGACAATTTGGTAAGCGCACTTCTTTGTCTCCCAGTTCCAGTTCCCTCCGTCGGTATACTGAAATGTCCACAGCATCTCGAAGTAAATATGCGAACATATGATTTAGACTTCCGCACTGATGTCAGATCAGTTTAGAATTGAGGCTGTGTGACCACATTTGCCGCTGTCATTGTTCAATCTTCCCATCTAACCTACCCAGCTGACCACTGTGTAATCACATATTAGAAGTGTAAgaagttaaaaaatatataatatatgcaTGCTCCCGCTGACTGTCGTGCACTCATAACTGGAaggttttattttatgacaataTCCACCAATGTGAAAAAATGTACATATACATTAATCTTGTCAGTTTTGCAATTTtaattgttgttatttttgctctttttcccCTTAGATGATACAAGCCATACAAGTATTACGGTTTCACCTCTTGGAATTAGAAAAGGTAATTTTTTATATATCTTTACGCTCTCTAAACTTCACCTGCCACACGCACAATATGACTGCAGTGTAAGCGATATCACTAAATGTGCTCCAGAGGTAATCACTGCTGTACATATATCACggatatgaaaaagaaaaggaaaataaatgcaCCGAGAGACGTTCTGAGGATGCTCATTTTCATAAAATATGCTGCTTTATTTAGCCAACTATCGATGCAGATGAAGTGGATATTGATAAAATATGTTAGAACCTCTTTGCCCACGTTGCTCATTGTTATTGATCTGCAGATTTGGTTTCAGCTACTCATTATTTCGCCAGCTTACGGCgtgctgtttattattatttttttcgtCGTTCAACTTGTTGCTCCGGCCTCAGGAGAATAATAAGCTCTGCAACAATTTCACTATTGTTTCCTCGCCGCCGATAATGCCTCTTAATTGAAGTTATTCTTGGACCTGGCTGAAGCGTTTCCCCATCCTGAGAAAAGGTGTTTTGTTCCCCTTTCTAGGTGCACGAGCTCTGCGACAATTTTTGCCACCGGTACATCAGTTGTTTGAAAGGAAAAATGCCAATAGATCTAGTTATTGACGAACGGGATGGCAGCTCAAAATCAGATCACGAAGAACTTTCGGGATCATCGACCAATCTCGCAGATCACGTGAGTAACACGAGCTTTTTTGTATTCGTAATTTGTtatgtgctgtttttgtctgtctgcATGCGCATCTGCTGCTGATAAAGACCAGGGACACATGAGCCCTTAGTTTTCAGCAAACAATGCATTCGAGTGCAATATATAGTAGCAACCatattcaaatatatatatttaaaataataattttataataatcacattgtttgatttatttaataGAGCCAACTTTGGGGGCTACTTAGCTTctgctcagtgtgtgtgacCCTGCTGTGCCATCAGTAAATAGAGCATGCTCTGTTCTGCAAGGAAAATCTGCCGATCGATGTTCTAAGGTCAAAAGCTACATGTGATACAATAGAGTGAGTTATTGTTTTAGTCTTTTGATTAGGGGCAGTCATGTGTGCATAACGCGTCCGTGCTTGCTTGCGTGCTGGAGGCTTGAGTGGGTGTGTACGTGCGCGTGATAAAGGGTGCGCGTGCGCGTGTGCAAATCGCCGGCCTGCGTTCGTGGAGAGTGGCACGCTGAAAAAAAGACGTAAAAAAACGCGAGGCAATTATCTGTTACGCAGGTTTAACGTTAAAGCAGGGTATCAACGGTAAGCTTTAGCTTTAGGccaatatttaaaaagaaaaaggctttatATTTGGGGGCTGTGGGAGCTGAATATGGCCTGCGCGTAAAGCTGTGGATTTTGCTGCAGAGGTGGAGAAAGTGGTAGCCTATTGAAAGAGATCTCAGAGCTAAAGGCTTACCATCAATGTCAAGTTCACAAGGCATATGATGGTTCGTCTGGAGGCCTTCCATTGCTGTTGATgttaatgtgtttaattgtttcGTATTGATTGCCGTGTGGTTTGCTCTGCAGTTGCTTTCTcctctgcgccccccccccctcccccgccCCCCCTTTATGGCTGGAGGCTCCATAATGCTAAATTCAATTATATGCACCTGAAGTACAGTAGCTTTAAATTTTAAGATCGATTGTCTGctttaaattgtacattttcgGCGTAATAAACACAGATTCTAACTCCCCCCTCCGCAGTATGGATCGAGCTGACAGTGTAGTACTAAGTTCATATTTGTGAATTACTGCGTCTTCTATGTCTGCGATAAAGCTAATGTTTTAGTGGGGGTGGCGGGCTGGGAGGGAAATCGGCTAGTGTAACAAAGTGACTAGTTAATATCTGCGCAGCACAAGGCCAAGCCTATTAGGAATTAAAGCAGATTTAAGTGTTATGCAAAGTCTCTGCGCTGCATCTGTTGGGTCTGGCTATAGGCCTAGTGGATTCCCTTTGAAAGCCCGTCGCCTGTGCAGGGCCACGCAGCGCGTCACACAAGGTGAAGCGAAGCGTGTTTAGCCCGAAGATGCCGATGCTGGTTTGAGAAACGGTCAAAACGGCAACATTGTGGCCCTCCAACACAAGTGTAGAAATGAGGCATGCTGTTGTTTATAGTGCAGAGATTAGATAAACTAGCCTGTTTAGTTTCATGGCAGATGGTTGGCACTCAAGCCAATTTCCAATAGTGCCTCCAGTGCTCAGACACCAGCTTTGTCATCAGTCCACTTGTAAGAAATATTTTGATAATTAGAAAATTAAATATGCCAATAAAGCAAATCAGGAGCAGCAATAAACAAAGAAGGTTGCATGACAAGCCATTTATCTCGGGGTTGTTTGAAATGACCACCTCATTAGCTATTTAAGTTTGAGGGATTTATTTCACTTTTGTGGCACCAATGAACTTTTTATTATACCTAACTGCTGGGCTGGAGTTTACTAAAGCAGgagaaagtcttttttttcccttttcctctctctccttaTTTGCTTTCAGAGCTGTGTCTGGGCAGagcagggatttttttttaaaataatggcTACAATTTATGGAAGCATACATACTCCagcttattgtttttaataaatagaGGCGCTGGGCAGTGTGTGAGAACATGTGtgcacctcatgatgcttaagtGGGAATAATATTTGCAGAAAGGGAAAGAAAGCGAAACTACAGTATAGTGCAGCCATGATCTAAAAACCTTGTAATAAATAGTTAACTTCTCTAGCAGTCATTGCCACATCTATTTGAAAAGCGTCCAGCTTTGCATGCcgaaaatgtgttttcagtatTTGGACACAATACACCCCACACTCTCCCCCAAAAAAGGCATTTGGCTGCCAAACTGTGCCGATGGATGGGAAACAATTTCTGTCACTCTTGTcctgatttatttattctatcTATTCACTTCTATTATTTGGCtctattttattattcatttctgTCCTCGCATCTCATTGAGGAGAGGAAGGCAGCTTGATAGTTAGATATGCTAATTTATTTAGTTAGAATCTCACACGTccatttttctttgctttgatATGCATTTTTAATATATAGCCTTGGGCTACATCTCATTTGGTGAAAGTCGGTTTTTCTAGAGATGATCAGGCTCTTCAGTGAGGAGGCAGCCTGTTGAGCTTGTTTtttatgtgtgcatgtttgtgttacCCCTTCCTTTCTATCGCTTTCTTTTTCGTTCCCGCCCCTTCCTCATACCTTACTGCGGAGCTTTAAAGTGTAGTTGTATTTACATTTGAATGCAGCGTGGTCTTAGAGATGATTGGCTTACAGCATAGATCAGGATAAGGCCTCACTGACACTGTTGATTTCCCTCATTTGCTTGCGGTGACTATCTCAAGCATGTAGCCCACCCAGTGTTTCCTAACTCATTGCCCCTCCTCAGATTGATTCAATCATAtttaaattaaaggaaaaatagaaTTTGTATTACACATGAAGGGtgataggaaaaaaaacccccacacacacagtggtgtaGTTTTGCAAAtggttggtgtgtgtgtgtatgtgtgtgcacttgTCACTGGTTTGCTCTCGTCTTTTAATTAATGAATAAAATTTCTGTCTCTTCTATGCTACATCCAATTAGGGAGACAAATAGAATTAACAGTGTCTGAGTATTATCTGTTCTAATGAATTAGCCTTTGTGTCTTCTTGTGCCATTGTGCCGCTTCCTTAGTCAAGCTATTAGCAGAAGGGTTCTCATTTCTTTTATGCATATGCATTATAATGTTGCGACTGCAGTAGAATTTCTGCATAGTTTAAGATTTGCCAGACAGAAATTCTGTTGCATTCAAAAGTCCCACTGCTTTGTTTTGGAGATCTTTCCTCAAGGAGTGACAGTGCTCATAGTTATAGTATAGCTTATTTTGCATTTGCTTGGCTGCAGAAAACAGGAGGAAAAGCCTTTTCTGCTTAGGTCTCGATCTCTGATAAAGGCTCTGGGCGCTGTAGACCAATGGTCAAATGCACTGATGTCACAGGTTTAATCAAGTAATGCAATAGCTCATCTTGAGCCTGtgcataagtgtgtgtgtgtatatttgtggaggTGCGTGCCCAATAAGATCCTGTCCTATTTCTGTACGTCACTATGCATAGTGCAGCGCATACGCAGCCCTCTGCCTGTGGACAGTGAGCCCTCAGGCCAAGCTTGCCTGCTGAACCATGCAATTTCTCAGTTTTGGAGGTGTTCTAATTCTACTAGCTTTGTCCTCCTCGAGGGCCGACTACGTTTGGATATCATGAAAACAGTGCATTGTTGACTTGGGACGCTCTGTCTGTTCCATGCAATTGTTTTGTGATGGTGGgatgtctggccgtacatttCCTATTTGATTTGTGTTCAGTGGCAGGGCCTTGTTGGCAGGCATATCTAATCATCAGTATGGTGGCTGAAGAGAGGCTATGCTAACTTGTTGCATCTTCCGCACTCCCCTTTATTTGGCTGAAAGCATGGTGTAAATGACTGCAGTGATCAGGAGATTCACATTAACTTGTACATTGTTATTTTAAAGGAATGAATGAAAGCACAAGTGTTTATAACATTTTTTTGCCATTTGATTTTTTTGGGATATGTCATATTAAGCTGTGCCAAACCCATgaatcacttttttaaaaaaaaaacgtaatCTCTTCTTTCTTTGCACACATAATGTACTACAGCGAGTAAAACAGCTTTTGCCTCAGAGAAAGTTTTCAGGCATAAATACAATCAGACAATCCTCCTTGTCTGTTAAAACATGCTGTGGTGAATTATTAGCTGCTAAATTAAGGACTTTTTATATTGTGGGTAATTGAGGGGGTTGTAAATGCTTAGCTGTTCAATGGAAGTGCACCTACACTTTTCTGAAGTGGCTGTATATAATTACGAGCTCAATGCAACAGAAATGTGTGAGaagtttttctctttctttgtttaTGCCATGTGGCAAGATGCGTCTTGAAATGTCACATTGCCTCGTGATTTACGGCCCCGTGTGTTTCTGGTGCGTCAGCGATTCCTTACATGTTCAGCGTAGGATCTTTGTAGTTGCTCTGCGCACTgatatacgcacacacacacgcacgcacacacacacgcacggaCTCACAAGGTTAGTCGTTCTCAGCCTGTGTTACACTGCTGCTACTGCACCAGATTTCCCCCTTTCCCTCCAGGTTTCTGGGGAATTTTTGAGGGAAATTCAATGATGCTGCTAAAtcaattttatttgaaattccTAGGGATGTAGGCAGAGTGCAGTGAGGGAAGTGAAATTGTGCCAGGCAGGTGTTTGTAAATGAGAAACAGGGGACAGTGGCAGAGGAGACGGCAGCATTCTCCCACTCTCCTGCGGCCTGGCTGCACTACGAGCCTTCCTTCCCATATTGTCTCCTGCTTTTATATTAATTACAACTTGTATTAGCAGCCGCCAGTTGCTAACCCCAGCAAATAGAAAAGGCTGCCCCTAGAGACCGCTCTTCTTTTGTATCTTATTCTCTATCTAGTCCTGCTGTGTACATTTGTGTGCGCGTTTCCTCCTgcacatgtatgtgtgtttgcttgctggcattctcctcctcctcctggtaacactgctctttaacACAATTAGCGAGGAGCATGGAGTGAACCGTGTTTGACTCCTAATTATGCCCAGCTTTAGGGAATAGTCACATGGGCTGGAGGCcctttttgtctcttttgcaTCTTCCCCTGTTTTATTCGAGCACTTCTTGTGTAGGTTGAAGACTGTTTGTgtgacatgattttttttcctgcaactTGTTTGAACTTTATCAGACCCACAGGGGTTGTGGCAAaatggttgtgtgtgtttgtgttgcacgGCGCAGTGTCTGATGATGCACCCGCCATAGCTTAGAGAGACCCACTAAATTATTCATAGGGAGGAAAGGCTGTTGCTTTTGTCGCCTTGTTGAGTGTGGAAAGTTAACACTGTTGTTTTGATATTCGTTGTCTTGTTTTGCACACACGCTTATGAATGAGCGGTGACTTACAGGTACTAAAAGAGAAGTGTGCGCTCCACTGCATATGCATTGGTCTTGTGTGCactctattattattattaggtcATATAAAGTGCTGCAGTCTTCTTTTTCCACTGTAAGAGCCAAACTAACAAAGCTTTATCTACATCCCCACATAAAGGCCCATTAAATCCACAGGGTAGCAAATCACAGCAAAATATCATTCCCTTTTACACCATTAGATGAGGTGTCTTTGAATTTAATTTAGTGCCAGCGCCATTAAAAATGACACATTACTCTGCAATGATAGCTAAATTAAGTCCTATCGATTCCACTGTTGCATTAAAACCATAGCTTGCTGTGGCCGTAGCTGGCAAGTGTTAAAGGGAGAGATAGAATGAGAGAGCAGGCATGTGTG
This is a stretch of genomic DNA from Pelmatolapia mariae isolate MD_Pm_ZW linkage group LG16_19, Pm_UMD_F_2, whole genome shotgun sequence. It encodes these proteins:
- the meis2a gene encoding homeobox protein Meis2a isoform X3 codes for the protein MAQRYDELAHYGGMDGVPASMYGDPHAPRPLPQVHHLNHGPPLHASQHYGAHAPHPNVMPTSMGSAVNDALKRDKDQIYGHPLFPLLALVFEKCELATCTPREPGVAGGDVCSSDSFNEDIAVFAKQVRAEKPLFSSNPELDNLMIQAIQVLRFHLLELEKVHELCDNFCHRYISCLKGKMPIDLVIDERDGSSKSDHEELSGSSTNLADHNPASWRDHDDATSTHSAGTPGPSSGGHASQSGDNSSEQGDGLDNSVASPGTGDDDDPDKDKKRQKKRGIFPKVATNIMRAWLFQHLTHPYPSEEQKKQLAQDTGLTILQVNNWFINARRRIVQPMIDQSNRAVSQGAAYSPEGQPMGSFVLDGQQHMGIRPAGPMSGMGMNMGMDGQWHYM
- the meis2a gene encoding homeobox protein Meis2a isoform X1, which codes for MAQRYDELAHYGGMDGVPASMYGDPHAPRPLPQVHHLNHGPPLHASQHYGAHAPHPNVMPTSMGSAVNDALKRDKDQIYGHPLFPLLALVFEKCELATCTPREPGVAGGDVCSSDSFNEDIAVFAKQVRAEKPLFSSNPELDNLMIQAIQVLRFHLLELEKVHELCDNFCHRYISCLKGKMPIDLVIDERDGSSKSDHEELSGSSTNLADHNPASWRDHDDATSTHSAGTPGPSSGGHASQSGDNSSEQGDGLDNSVASPGTGDDDDPDKDKKRQKKRGIFPKVATNIMRAWLFQHLTHPYPSEEQKKQLAQDTGLTILQVNNWFINARRRIVQPMIDQSNRAGFLLDPSVSQGAAYSPEGQPMGSFVLDGQQHMGIRPAGPMSGMGMNMGMDGQWHYM
- the meis2a gene encoding homeobox protein Meis2a isoform X2, whose amino-acid sequence is MAQRYDELAHYGGMDGVPASMYGDPHAPRPLPQVHHLNHGPPLHASQHYGAHAPHPNVMPTSMGSAVNDALKRDKDQIYGHPLFPLLALVFEKCELATCTPREPGVAGGDVCSSDSFNEDIAVFAKQVRAEKPLFSSNPELDNLMIQAIQVLRFHLLELEKVHELCDNFCHRYISCLKGKMPIDLVIDERDGSSKSDHEELSGSSTNLADHNPASWRDHDDATSTHSAGTPGPSSGGHASQSGDNSSEQDGLDNSVASPGTGDDDDPDKDKKRQKKRGIFPKVATNIMRAWLFQHLTHPYPSEEQKKQLAQDTGLTILQVNNWFINARRRIVQPMIDQSNRAGFLLDPSVSQGAAYSPEGQPMGSFVLDGQQHMGIRPAGPMSGMGMNMGMDGQWHYM